The Trypanosoma brucei brucei TREU927 chromosome 9, whole genome shotgun sequence genome includes a window with the following:
- a CDS encoding cytidine deaminase, putative (similar to Cytidine deaminase (EC 3.5.4.5) (Cytidine aminohydrolase). (Swiss-Prot:P32320) (Homo sapiens)), whose amino-acid sequence MQCSSLKTGCLKLLSQLPEGLQQAGRTAVSAHQRSYCPYSNFAVGAALLHDDGKVTSGCNYETCVYKGTCAEACAIVKANMDGYRTAQAVAIYGRSVLPTAAAAAADATVPPCGFCRQLLAEVADLSGNMNDFLVVLVTFDQEHARLFRLSELLPQPFGPSSIGMDVAALATGEHSRCPGTF is encoded by the coding sequence ATGCAATGCTCATCATTGAAGACCGGTTGCTTGAAGCTACTATCTCAACTTCCAGAGGGGCTGCAGCAAGCTGGACGCACCGCAGTTAGTGCCCACCAGCGAAGTTACTGTCCATATTCTAACTTTGCGGTGGGTGCTGCGCTCCTCCACGACGACGGGAAGGTTACTTCGGGTTGCAATTACGAAACTTGTGTTTACAAGGGGACATGTGCCGAGGCTTGTGCTATTGTGAAGGCTAACATGGATGGGTATCGTACCGCGCAAGCGGTTGCTATTTACGGCCGCAGTGTGCTACCCACTGCCGCTGCCGCAGCGGCTGATGCCACAGTCCCTCCATGTGGATTCTGCCGGCAGCTGCTCGCTGAAGTTGCTGATTTATCGGGAAATATGAACGACTTTCTTGTTGTCCTTGTTACTTTTGACCAGGAGCACGCGAGGCTCTTTCGACTTTCAGAGTTGCTGCCGCAACCGTTCGGACCAAGCAGTATCGGCATGGACGTGGCCGCACTTGCGACAGGAGAACACTCAAGGTGTCCAGGAACTTTCTGA
- a CDS encoding hypothetical protein, unlikely (GPI-Anchor Signal predicted for Tb09.160.1750 by DGPI v2.04, no cleavage site predicted): MPALFSIFCIHFITLFHTVLFSFVCSRFVIFVRVLSYFASLSPLLFFLFFESSALLIKYISRLVFCCQQCCFRLCISAVSRGRLSPLSLLGIL; the protein is encoded by the coding sequence ATGCCCGCCctattttcaattttttgcATTCACTTTATCACATTATTTCATAcagttcttttttcgtttgtttgttctcgttttgttattttcgtcCGTGTGCTTTCCTACTTTGCTTCACTTTCaccattgttattttttttatttttcgagTCCTCTGCACTGCtaattaaatatatttcccgccttgttttttgttgtcagCAATGTTGTTTTCGGTTGTGCATTTCCGCTGTCTCCCGCGGCAGGCTCTCTCCTTTGAGCTTGTTGGGTATTCTATGA
- a CDS encoding protein kinase, putative (curated by M. Parsons, P. Ward, J. Mottram) codes for MGPTCDRIAKMLPHPILASDDDRQYVQESILSLPDMVENFFTSLERVYTDGKCEEAKQAFATYHSIQTIVSVLCRVPASAYRTNDEKRSIDWEIYERIKRMGHLFLGDIVVVGPQSLNWRVPVMRLAEEVAQRMRCAYVEFPFMSVLLREAVSYSSVAFILVIAIFAASVVFTLVVLVTLPTLSPSTTVGLLVGLTAFLLVSVVSCGFLYLFVTSAKALKVLHTWILEERMYTVLLSSASSEGDLSTTGPSAGAAVPQVTRGHNTKNGYYTIPYGNALGYIEGKHVDAQVVMIGFDDKYRITRWNMAAEVVTGFLESGCVGKPLSDLVITPTGDIERDLAPLQVFSGEVLKLKLRAFATVPVTLFTVAVPILNQEGSLIGRILICANAKDNLGEYRTYIRDYVVSEVNLSLSEILEGKAVTPRGLSVIGPLQSFLEYGYGKQVEELARGMLAEWEWTSSEQLLGQMLRLSPLDHKTSVDSLFPGTLCLHPCIPEAVATLLNSLRVPCHLRLQILNSSRNTFALQIVATPVAQAAPSTAQISELREKLLPHLRSTCGSIREDDGTVVFRFPCQITAALEDIDDATFRPADALNERYVIDQTRAIVNCTVNVLTLITNLVDQHNISMILLRTMFVSLTSVRERCELEKRLQSSPSDIDVIVCDRGWLNSVQDLVHSLSYDIIVVPISEPGVRLALEGFQYVINTPISSTEVRKVLMAIGTAVSLRKNAATAQEERERILTLRQDSPWTKGVLLGRGSFGAVYEATSDLTGGKMAVKMFYFTEDLEESINALLNEIKIMCSLNHPNIVHYFHCERKENSVNLFMELCCCSLGDIIYGRSQKPPDLTVIKVLRQLLTALTYLHARGVAHRDVKPQNILIKGDVVKITDFGTARQGVGSEDVQGTLRYMAPEVYRGEDHCSPCDIWSVGCVAAELFDCPPLFMETPHMLADMTDVDYYVDGLTSNPVLCDFLRMCFCLQPEGRATAADLLLHRLFSSSCSAEVESLPDIFSREKQYVSSLTITTQPHS; via the coding sequence ATGGGACCAACATGTGATCGAATAGCAAAGATGTTGCCTCACCCCATTTTAGCGTCAGATGACGACAGACAGTATGTGCAAGAGAGCATTCTTTCCCTACCAGATATGGTTGAAAATTTCTTTACCTCACTTGAGCGTGTGTACACGGATGGCAAGTGTGAAGAGGCAAAGCAGGCCTTCGCTACGTACCACAGTATTCAAACTATAGTCAGCGTTCTGTGCAGGGTACCTGCCTCCGCTTACCGTACAAACGATGAGAAACGAAGTATAGACTGGGAAATTTATGAACGGATTAAGCGAATGGGCCATCTTTTTTTGGGTGACATTGTTGTGGTTGGCCCTCAATCATTGAACTGGAGGGTACCGGTGATGCGTTTAGCAGAGGAGGTCGCACAGCGGATGCGATGTGCTTATGTTGAGTTTCCTTTCATGTCAGTTCTACTCAGGGAGGCAGTTTCATACAGCTCTGTTGCATTTATACTTGTTATTGCGATTTTTGCGGCTTCCGTTGTCTTCACCCTCGTTGTGTTGGTGACGCTGCCGACACTGTCACCCTCAACCACCGTGGGGTTACTGGTAGGGTTGACTGCGTTTCTCCTTGTGAGTGTTGTTAGTTGTGGATTCCTTTACCTCTTTGTCACATCGGCGAAGGCACTGAAGGTGCTCCACACCTGGATTCTTGAAGAGCGCATGTACACCGTGCTGCTTTCTTCCGCATCGTCTGAAGGAGACCTCAGTACAACGGGGCCGTCGGCCGGGGCGGCGGTTCCGCAGGTTACTCGTGGACATAATACAAAGAACGGCTACTACACAATCCCCTACGGCAACGCATTGGGTTACATTGAAGGAAAGCACGTTGACGCCCAGGTCGTGATGATTGGCTTCGATGACAAATACCGTATAACCCGGTGGAACATGGCCGCCGAGGTTGTGACAGGGTTTCTCGAGTCTGGATGTGTCGGAAAACCGCTCTCCGACTTGGTTATAACCCCAACAGGGGACATTGAGCGAGACTTAGCACCTCTCCAGGTGTTTTCAGGTGAGGTACTCAAACTGAAGCTGCGTGCCTTTGCCACAGTTCCCGTCACATTGTTCACTGTCGCTGTCCCCATATTGAACCAGGAGGGGTCCTTAATTGGGAGGATTCTTATTTGTGCTAATGCAAAGGACAATTTGGGGGAGTACCGCACCTACATTCGCGACTACGTGGTGTCGGAAGTAAACTTATCGTTATCTGAGATCTTAGAAGGAAAAGCCGTTACGCCAAGAGGATTGTCCGTTATTGGTCCTCTTCAGTCATTCTTGGAATATGGGTACGGGAAGCAAGTGGAGGAGTTGGCGCGAGGGATGCTAGCAGAATGGGAGTGGACATCTTCAGAACAGCTTCTGGGGCAGATGCTCCGCTTGTCTCCACTTGATCACAAGACGAGCGTTGATTCGCTGTTTCCCGGCACGCTTTGTCTCCATCCATGTATCCCGGAAGCTGTCGCCACGTTGCTGAATAGTCTGCGTGTCCCATGCCATTTGAGGTTGCAGATTTTGAACTCTTCCAGGAATACCTTTGCTCTACAGATTGTCGCAACTCCTGTTGCCCAGGCAGCGCCAAGCACAGCCCAGATAAGCGAGTTACGCGAGAAATTGCTGCCCCACTTGCGCAGTACCTGTGGAAGTATTCGCGAGGACGACGGCACCGTTGTATTCCGATTTCCTTGCCAAATCACAGCCGCACTGGAGGACATTGATGACGCAACCTTCCGACCAGCTGACGCACTGAATGAACGCTACGTTATCGATCAAACCCGTGCCATCGTGAATTGCACTGTGAATGTGCTGACGCTGATAACAAACCTTGTGGACCAACACAATATTTCTATGATCCTGCTCAGGACGATGTTTGTTTCTCTGACAAGTGTCCGGGAGCGATGCGAGTTAGAGAAGCGCTTGCAGTCATCACCAAGTGATATCGATGTGATTGTATGCGATCGTGGATGGCTAAACTCGGTGCAGGATTTAGTACATTCCCTCAGTTACGATATTATTGTTGTCCCCATCTCTGAACCGGGTGTACGCCTTGCGTTAGAGGGGTTTCAGTACGTTATAAACACCCCCATATCGAGTACTGAAGTCCGTAAGGTATTGATGGCGATCGGCACTGCAGTGTCACTGCGGAAGAATGCAGCTACCGCGCAGGAGGAGCGAGAACGTATTCTGACACTGAGGCAAGACTCACCGTGGACGAAAGGTGTGCTGCTTGGTCGAGGTTCTTTCGGTGCCGTATATGAGGCCACCAGTGATTTGACAGGGGGGAAGATGGCAGTGAAGATGTTTTACTTTACGGAGGACTTAGAGGAGTCTATTAACGCCTTACTTAATGAAATTAAGATAATGTGTAGCCTGAATCACCCAAATATTGTTCACTACTTTCACTGTGagcggaaagaaaacagtgTGAACCTCTTCATGGagctttgttgttgttcactgGGCGACATCATATACGGCCGAAGTCAGAAGCCACCAGACCTGACGGTTATCAAGGTCCTTCGGCAGCTGCTCACAGCACTGACCTATTTGCACGCGCGTGGGGTGGCACACCGTGATGTGAAGCCGCAGAATATTCTGATAAAGGGCGACGTTGTGAAAATCACTGATTTTGGAACGGCCCGCCAAGGGGTTGGAAGCGAGGACGTACAGGGCACGTTGCGGTACATGGCGCCTGAGGTGTACCGTGGTGAGGATCACTGCAGCCCATGCGATATTTGGTCAGTTGGTTGTGTAGCAGCTGAGCTCTTTGACTGCCCACCCTTATTTATGGAGACTCCCCACATGCTAGCAGATATGACAGATGTTGATTACTACGTAGATGGACTTACAAGCAACCCTGTCCTCTGTGATTTCTTACGCATGTGTTTCTGCCTCCAACCTGAAGGGAGAGCGACTGCGGCTGACCTTCTGTTGCACCGCCTATTCAGTAGCAGTTGCAGTGCTGAGGTGGAGTCACTACCTGATATATTTAGCAGGGAGAAGCAGTATGTGAGTTCGCTTACCATCACCACACAACCCCATTCGTAG
- a CDS encoding cytochrome c oxidase subunit V, putative (personal communication from M. Mayho, P. Craddy & K. Matthews): protein MKRFVTPFLATVPLSRNFFGKGWDNAALDTIFSCMLRKPEVNDRIRSQYASTMDPRDADVLRRLGEVAKENKTYIRVFLPPHLGDPHRLLKCYSLTAYPILDDKGGQLTVEMDGHHLEAFADPDDDYAKVVIPHIELVDFLAKSLLETMKWEATPRGAASLLESLYRGAEIPDHVFQTPAVIERPEIFKDGNKISN, encoded by the coding sequence ATGAAGCGCTTTGTCACACCATTTTTGGCAACTGTGCCTTTGAGTCGTAACTTCTTTGGGAAAGGTTGGGATAATGCGGCGTTGGACACAATTTTCAGCTGCATGCTTCGCAAGCCCGAAGTAAATGACCGCATCAGAAGTCAGTACGCCTCGACGATGGATCCTCGTGATGCCGATGTTCTGCGTCGATTAGGTGAAGTTgccaaagaaaacaagacaTACATTCGGGTGTTTCTTCCACCTCACTTGGGTGACCCACATCGACTATTGAAGTGTTACAGCCTCACAGCTTACCCAATCCTTGATGACAAAGGTGGACAACTTACTGTTGAGATGGATGGACACCACCTCGAGGCATTTGCTGACCCTGATGACGATTATGCAAAGGTGGTTATACCACACATTGAGCTCGTGGATTTTTTGGCAAAGTCCCTTCTGGAGACCATGAAGTGGGAGGCCACTCCCCGAGGTGCCGCCTCGCTTCTCGAATCGCTTTATCGTGGAGCGGAGATACCAGATCATGTGTTCCAGACACCTGCTGTCATTGAACGACCTGAGATTTTCAAGGATGGGAACAAAATCAGTAACTAG